The Thunnus thynnus chromosome 2, fThuThy2.1, whole genome shotgun sequence genome includes a region encoding these proteins:
- the pik3ip1 gene encoding phosphoinositide-3-kinase-interacting protein 1: protein MLSVNSARQLCKMFLSLHLVFLSVAFVHSSASNGNQKDCMSSNGVEYRGEEHSSSSGLTCLNWTNCTRDYDVKIHPDSQTGVGDHNYCRNPDSSERPWCYIAGPDGTIQRQFCSIDTCKEQTSTVAAKAESFIPTETTPSTESSAKPAKSRVSQGEVAAVQPVMGISQRVRTGPKKKKDLGTLGYVLGILMMAIIIVLGVGITLGYFYKRGQDLKKQHEQRVYEREMQRITLPLSAFSNPTCELVDENTIVITAEHETTPVLEEVEGGDPLMGQQAGTPGA from the exons ATGTTGTCGGTCAATTCAGCCCGTCAGCTCTGCAAAATGTTCCTCTCTTTGCACCTTGTTTTCCTGAGCGTGGCGTTTGTGCACAGCAGTGCATCAAATGGAAATCAGAAAG ACTGCATGTCATCCAATGGTGTGGAGTACAGAGGGGAAGAACACAGCTCCTCTTCAGGTCTGACCTGTCTAAACTGGACCAACTGTACAAGAGACTATGATGTTAAAATCCATCCTGATtcacagacag GTGTTGGAGATCACAATTACTGCCGAAACCCAGACTCCTCTGAGAGGCCTTGGTGCTACATTGCTGGCCCGGATGGGACGATCCAGAGACAATTCTGTTCCATCGACACATGCAAAG AGCAAACCTCTACTGTGGCGGCAAAGGCTGAATCCTTCATCCCAACAGAAACAACTCCCTCTACAGAGAGCTCTGCAAAGCCTGCAAAGTCCAGAGTTTCTCAGGGAGAAGTTGCTGCTGTGCAGCCAGTAATGGGAATCAGCCAGCGAGTACGCACAGGACCCAAAAAGAAGAAGGACCTCGGCACACTTG gcTATGTCCTCGGAATCCTCATGATGGCCATTATAATCGTTCTCGGAGTAGGCATCACATTGGGCTACTTCTATAAGAG gggccAGGACCTAAAGAAACAGCATGAGCAACGAGTGTATGAGCGCGAAATGCAGAGGATCACCCTGCCCCTGTCGGCTTTCTCCAACCCCACCTGCGAGCTAGTAGACGAGAACACCATTGTGATCACGGCGGAGCACGAAACGACCCCCGTCCTGGAGGAAGTGGAGGGCGGGGACCCCCTCATGGGCCAGCAAGCGGGTACCCCCGGAGCTTGA
- the si:ch211-225b11.4 gene encoding tRNA (32-2'-O)-methyltransferase regulator THADA, translating into MLSFEDLMTSLQNCVITEDQTPETLGLFIDKLSESSRSSVKRCKERSLEEAVQLLRKISETQLHGLEESHLLLLVRLLISLQLQMVNISTACRKVDQMLQHLAKVDHQLVFRETQLCLHSITQTDQILSFEDLQRACMFLEDSTVGREVWRESYPSFINKVSELFPVVLQQESLRDGPLCYIAVKVCLQIFQLLSSEVAPLVWKEENENQAVQKILQALMDIILGQCCNRDTRLLAGTAVAMLINTASESRAAGAAAWSLLQVSHPEPWLLTVGGLQVQCRPTGKDGVDRLAMSRGLLTCCRPHILLASHADATRCLLLDGLFPLVFALCEEKLDCHHFAFEVLTLWLKKVKECLADIWKMTGVRLLPDNSSLQQQLIHVIWTNAESPVEGVSEFVRSCFCLLLDVYQMDCEQFGDIKKILYLNLLQRIIKLPWEAKAKYHRLCALLPYLGTDMVLDQYGEIPNHLLKCLSTNHLSPCGSELYKCLIQQQRRELCDGSQKSAELDLANQWARRWQPVLLEALTSDVTLLQNNSSTHLLPCTFQVFPSAVELLLASLDPFAPGHLHAWACIMSSYRATTGGSPWALQGSSTLKTLQLALGSADDKVRLAALSLLCCSPKTKDTPTSEELSIMRTFIPQNLNCESSPFRQHFQAGVKKFLVRIRDGCLAHVRGPKGKKKEDATILERAQEMLDQGIGFVEWLGELPYCYLAPGHSYQRKKTVLLLLSAVLETCTDTWSPDKKKGQPPVNMGSLINCARQKGKWDFFCKTKQLVLISCLEDSTNEIRELSAGLLLRFFPPSFPDDIAAVLLTRTKQLLCSPRVQEAQMGALMMKILLQKSQDQSEDCGPNSNINVNCGSNTKASSFVRLLVRELEEHYLTAKADMMLAARTKPIHGVLSALQRCLLEAPRGIFDTLGHSLTIEVLGLLENISLLLLGVLYGDTCATEKDAAPSFCDMGNAISSLIAQASGGNQGDGEECVLLSEEHSLILTCCWVSLKEIGIFLGSLVERILAESKPNKCLLTKEDLIKASKVFKNILLKCRHWGAVEGCCVGFTKFCACLLSSNDPHLRDIPAHMLKQGLQVVQSPRSTSVTRRAAGLPMLILCVLLAEEASKARPLLSHSMQTLLETARTPLPDSWDQTLDLPQVCAVHTLQALVRGSGLGVAILQFAPAVAILSLTLLSSPCWAMRNAALQLYSSLCSRMLGQRPSSEEGGPTQHGMSPPAFFFHYPALQPFLLAELRGAAHNLQGPPEEARLRLQPSLYPILTLLAQLQPGVQDSTETLSDFLPPLLQLSASPIYSVRVMASKALVAMTPPLEYMNILIKLTAQLPSPLDRCCHNRLHGQLLQIKAVLDRALCTDSARSADLCEVLSRVDASLWLATESQRCPLVRAAYLAVADSLRGFCCETYLSKLYDTLMCELRTPQKGLQVGLSSFHQRAVQFLCADQKWARQIWDNFSAASPDLRLTLVTWVVDGRGLQQTSLKEVIQRVLQSNLREALLSHCVEYHRTYLAALAAVMAGSDSTSPRCPPQSALLEESVLLECLDLLLGDLEEQRGGPEFLSQALYAANLLLSQRSDSSFKISMIQRWCSVLECHRSPDATEVLRMACAEALCVAGVSLMSGSPKEHKTLPDIMIRLINTGLYLLQDQSQLVRMRAACFTSMLQHARGGSQGSVYLMQVNQALPFLLDLLLEEYWDTPGTLEVLLCHLTQPDLRSVLREASDTRCASLYEQDEANVFAEPSVMSAHVLPYLLRMAEKYSESSALAQSLIAWAEESAAQVLDSLTVCKELQPADTLNSAWLSLLMDPRLHSTLCGLITRAAFLLRLLKTSDDVRHLCDSSALHEAVQEVCSLLSQSGVHFPTALTAAVAGDLPL; encoded by the exons ATGTTGTCGTTTGAAGATCTGATGACAAGTCTTCAGAACTGTGTGATCACCGAGGATCAAACACCAGAAACACTCGGGCTGTTTATTGATAAACTATCTGAATCTTCCAG GAGTAGTGTGAAAAGATGCAAGGAGCGCAGTTTAGAGGAGGCTGTGCAGTTGCTGAGAAAGATTTCAGAGACACAGCTTCATGGTTTAGAGGAGAGTCACCTCCTGCTTCTTGTCAGACTCCTCATCTCCCTGCAGCTGCAGATGGTCAACATCTCCACAGCCTGTCGAAAAGTGGACCAG ATGTTGCAACACCTGGCAAAGGTTGACCACCAACTGGTTTTTAGAGAAACCCAGCTGTGTTTGCACTCTATAACACAGACTGATCAG ATATTGTCTTTTGAGGATCTTCAGAGAG CCTGTATGTTCCTGGAAGACAGCACTGTAGGTCGAGAAGTGTGGCGAGAGTCATACCCGtcctttataaataaagtgtcTGAGTTATTCCCTGTTGTACTGCAACAAGAATCCCTGAGAGATGGACCGCTGTGTTACATTGCTGTTAAG gtgtgtctACAGATATTTCAGCTGTTGTCAAGTGAAGTGGCTCCTCTAGTGTGGAAGGAGGAGAATGAGAACCAAGCGGTGCAGAAGATCCTGCAGGCTCTTATGGACATAATCCTCGGACAG TGCTGCAACAGGGACACTCGTCTCCTGGCGGGCACTGCTGTGGCCATGCTGATCAACACAGCATcggagagcagagctgcaggtgCCGCTGCCTGGAGTCTGCTACAGGTCTCTCATCCAG AGCCCTGGCTGCTGACTGTTGGTGGTCTTCAGGTGCAGTGCCGCCCCACAGGGAAGGACGGAGTGGACAGGCTGGCTATGAGCAGGGGCCTCCTGACCTGCTGCCGACCTCACATCTTGCTTGCTTCACATGCGGATGCCACG aGGTGTCTGCTGCTGGATGGTTTGTTTCCTCTGGTCTTTGCTTTGTGTGAGGAGAAGCTGGACTGTCATCACTTTGCCTTTGAAG TGTTAACACTATGGCTGAAGAAAGTCAAAGAATGTCTGGCTGATATTTGGAAGATGACGGGTGTTCGTCTTCTGCCTGACAACAGCAGCCTGCAACAACAGCTCATTCATGTGATCTGGACCAATGCTGAAAGCCCA GTGGAGGGCGTGTCAGAATTTGTGCGCAGTTGCTTTTGTCTGCTGCTGGACGTCTATCAAATGGACTGTGAGCAGTTTGGTGACATAAAGAAGATTCTTTATTTAAATCTACTTCAGCGAATAATCAAACTCCCATGGGAAGCCAAAGCCAAATATCATCGCCTTTGTGCTCTTCTTCCATATCTGGGTACTGACATG GTGCTGGATCAATATGGTGAAATACCCAATCATCTCCTGAAGTGCCTGTCAACCAATCACCTGTCACCATGTGGATCAGAGCTTTACAAGTGTCTGATCCAGCAGCAGAGGCGAGAGCTTTGTGATGGCTCACAAAAGTCAGCTGAGTTGGATCTGGCCAATCAGTGGGCAAGACGTTGGCAGCCTGTCCTTCTTGAGGCGCTGACTTCTGATGTGACTCTTCTACAGAACAACAGCTCAACACACTTACTGCCCTGCACCTTTCAAGTATTCCCCTCTGctgtggagctgctgctggCCTCCCTGGACCCGTTTGCCCCCGGCCACCTCCACGCCTGGGCCTGCATCATGAGTTCCTACCGGGCCACAACTGGAGGCTCTCCCTGGGCTCTGCAGGGCAGCTCGACCCTTAAAACCCTCCAGCTAGCTCTAGGATCTGCGGATGACAAAGTACGACTTGCTGCTCTCAGCCTCCTCTGCTGCAGCCCAAAGACCAAAGATACTCCAACTTCAGAGGAGCTGTCAATAATGAGGACCTTCATCCCTCAGAACCTGAACTGTGAGTCCTCGCCTTTTCGCCAACATTTTCAGGCAGGAGTGAAGAAATTTCTGGTTCGTATCAGAGATGGCTGCTTGGCACATGTCAGAGGACCAAAGGGCAAGAAGAAGGAAGATGCCACCATCTTGGAAAGGGCACAAGAAATGCTGGACCAGGGAATAG GTTTTGTGGAATGGCTGGGTGAGCTTCCTTACTGCTATCTGGCACCAGGACACAGCTATCAGAGGAAAAAGActgtgttgctgttgctgtctgCAGTGCTGGAGACCTGCACAGACACCTGGAGCCCCGACAAAAAGAAGGGACAACCTCCAG TGAACATGGGGTCTCTTATTAACTGTGCGAGGCAAAAAGGAAAGTGGGATTTCTTCTGCAAGACAAAACAGCTGGTCCTCATCAGTTGTTTAGAAGATTCTACAAACGAG ATTCGGGAGCTTTCGGCGGGGTTATTGTTGAGATTTTTCCCACCAAGTTTTCCAGATGATATCGCTGCTGTGCTGCTCACACGAACCAAACAGCTCCTGTGCAGTCCTCGGGTGCAGGAGGCTCAGATGGGAGCACTGATGATGAAGATTCTCCTTCAGAA ATCACAAGACCAGTCTGAGGACTGCGGGCCGAACAGTAACATTAATGTCAACTGTGGAAGCAACACAAAGGCCTCCAGCTTTGTTAGACTCCTTGTGAGGGAGCTGGAGGAGCACTACCTCACAGCCAAGGCTGACATGATGCTTGCTGCCAGAACCAAGCCTATACATG GTGTTCTGAGTGCCCTTCAGAGGTGTTTGCTTGAGGCACCCAGAGGCATCTTTGACACACTTGGCCACAGTCTGACCATTGAGGTACTGGGCCTGCTGGAGAATATCTCTCTGCTTCTGCTGGGTGTGTTGTATGGAGACACTTGTGCTACTGAGAAGG ATGCCGCCCCTTCTTTTTGTGATATGGGGAATGCCATCAGCTCTCTGATAGCCCAAGCATCTGGAGGAAACCAAGGGGATGGAGAGGAGTGTGTCTTGCTATCTGAAGAACACAGCCTCATTCTCACCTGCTGCTGGGTCTCTCTTAAG GAAATTGGGATCTTTTTAGGTTCTCTGGTGGAGAGAATTCTTGCCGAATCCAAACCCAACAAGTGCCTACTAACAAAAGAAGATCtaataaaagcatcaaaagtATTCAAAAATATTCTTCTCAAATGCCGTCACTGG GGGGCAGTAGAGGGATGCTGTGTAGGTTTCACCAAGTTCTGTGCCTGTCTACTCAGCAGCAATGATCCACATCTTAGGGATATCCCAGCCCACATGCTGAAACAA GGATTGCAGGTTGTGCAGTCCCCTCGTTCTACTTCTGTGACCCGGAGGGCTGCAGGGTTGCCTATGCTCATCCTGTGTGTCCTGTTAGCAGAGGAGGCCAGTAAAGCACGGCCACTTTTATCCCACAGTATGCAAACCTTACTGGAGACAGCCAGAACCCCTCTACCTGACAGCTGGGACCAGACACTGGACCTTCCACAG GTGTGTGCGGTTCACACTCTGCAGGCCCTGGTGCGCGGCTCTGGGCTGGGTGTAGCTATCCTTCAGTTTGCCCCTGCTGTAGCCATCTTGTCTCTCACTCTGCTCAGTTCTCCCTGCTGGGCCATGAGGAATGCTGCTCTACAGCTTTACA GTTCTCTTTGCTCACGAATGCTTGGTCAGCGGCCCAGCAGTGAAGAGGGTGGCCCTACTCAGCACGGCATGTCGCCCCCTGCCTTCTTCTTCCACTACCCTGCGCTCCAGCCCTTCCTTCTTGCAGAGCTGAGAGGGGCAGCACACAACCTCCAGGGTCCACCTGAGGAGGCCAGACTTCGCCTTCAGCCATCACTCTACCCTATTCTTACTCTGTTAGCCCAACTGCAGCCTGGCGTCCAAGATTCAACTGA AACATTGTCAGACTTCCTGCCTCCTTTACTGCAGCTGTCTGCCAGTCCCATTTACAGTGTGAGGGTGATGGCCTCGAAGGCTTTGGTTGCCATGACTCCCCCCTTAGAGTACATGAACATCCTCATCAAACTGACAGCTCAACTGCCCAGTCCACTGGATCGCTGCTGTCACAACCGGCTCCACGGACAGCTGCTGCAGATCAAAGCTGTTCTAGACAGAGCTCTCtgcacagacag TGCCCGTTCAGCTGACCTATGCGAGGTGCTGAGCAGGGTGGATGCCTCGCTGTGGCTTGCAACTGAATCTCAGCGCTGCCCCCTGGTGAGAGCAGCCTACCTGGCAGTGGCAGACTCACTGAGAGGATTCTGCTGCGAGACCTACCTGTCAAAGCTCTATGACACACTCATGTGTGAGCTCCGTACACCTCAAAAGGGGCTTCAG GTTGGACTGTCTTCCTTCCATCAACGAGCCGTTCAGTTTCTATGTGCAGACCAGAAGTGGGCACGTCAAATCTGGGACAACTTTTCTGCAGCGAGCCCTGATCTGAGGCTCACATTGGTCACGTGGGTGGTTGATGGGCGAGGTTTGCAGCAGACCAGTCTGAAAGAGGTGATCCAGAGGGTGTTGCAG TCAAACCTGAGGGAGGCATTGTTGAGCCACTGTGTGGAGTACCACAGGACCTACCTTGCAGCCCTGGCGGCAGTGATGGCTGGAAGTGATTCTACTTCACCCCGATGTCCCCCTCAGTCGGCTCTGCTGGAGGAGTCGGTTCTGCTCGAGTGTCTGGATTTGTTGCTCGGTGAcctggaggagcagagaggcgGGCCAGAGTTCCTGTCGCAGGCGCTGTATGCTGCTAATCTACTGCTTTCCCAGCGATCAGACTCCAG TTTTAAGATTTCTATGATCCAGCGCTGGTGTAGTGTCTTGGAATGCCACCGCTCTCCAGACGCCACCGAAGTGCTCCGGATGGCTTGTGCTGAAGCTCTGTGTGTAGCTGGAGTCTCCCTAATGAGCGGCAGCCCGAAAGAACACAAAACCCTGCCAGACATCATGATCAG GTTGATCAACACAGGCCTGTATTTGCTGCAGGACCAAAGCCAGCTAGTGAGGATGAGAGCCGCCTGTTTCACCTCCATGTTGCAGCATGCCAGAGGAGGAAGCCAGGGGAGCGTCTACCTTATGCAGGTCAACCAGGCTCTGCCGTTCCTACTAGACTTGCTGCTGGAGGAATACTGGGATACGCCTGGCACTTTGGAGGTGCTGTTGTGTCACCTGACTCAGCCTGACCTCAGATCTGTGCTGAGAGAGGCCTCAGACACGAG GTGTGCCAGTCTTTATGAGCAGGATGAGGCCAACGTGTTCGCGGAGCCCTCTGTGATGTCTGCACATGTGTTGCCTTACCTACTGCGGATGGCTGAAAAATACTCTGAATCCTCTGCACTGGCACAAAGCCTGATTGCATGGGCAGAGGAGAGCGCTGCACAGGTGCTAGACAGCCTTACAGTGTGCAAAGAACTCCAGCCAG CTGACACTCTGAACTCGGCCTGGCTATCTCTCCTCATGGACCCCCGCTTACACAGCACCCTGTGTGGCCTGATAACCAGGGCTGCCTTCCTCCTCCGGCTGTTGAAAACATCTGATGACGTACGACACCTTTGTGATTCTTCAGCACTGCATGAGGCTGTGCAGGAAGTTTGTAGTCTTCTCAGTCAGAGCGGTGTCCACTTCCCCACTGCTTTAACAGCTGCTGTGGCTGGAGACCTGCCACTATGA
- the tctn2 gene encoding tectonic-2 isoform X1 has protein sequence MANVVDESFSSSNSRQFVCFLLFISLADTQNIVVFQPSYLIATGPTVTTLLLGNTSDISLNLRTVSPSNTTGSIDSPSCEAEVTQWVLTKEQVGKTAVRVQLRLDKNLRLCGDNETDTDCCSKPLCVLETLQVSACVGSTPQASLLIQAEIYALLVPANTGSDNKTVIPNQVYQPLGPCPCDLTLRKCDVRCCCDKDCSTEDLKLFESHCLSGPFGGQVSPAPDYQCSVQTAENSPDWSPFLCVTSPPENNPYLGLFYQGDTIMPKPSPSFQRPVLSAPAPADVYSQGSPILTLNDQYFTIPQRALGHCVKNAPVAFLKDFEVKCVTLLESCPAGSPLQTLLTDLGIQVKNGQGGDVTVDVTDEEAIDLSQFISSTYAVASSVEGQVCGNVTLALDYKFYWKGNGITSIKLTRTVGTVTLNDSVVLTTRYSAVFLNGEFMGEPNSGNPGYQVGRPVIAGIVDTRENNTGSIQRTSVNLWKPVSDGLCSTAEKKPVLFGENSTSGCLLPVSRQNLTQCNLLREAVISLQADLITAIFVAKSGNPDALTMADWLTIKFVTMNSSTTMENITSSCTAIPSHLHIHVWSVTTGMIDGKPQRDIHTLQVSYGLSSWALECGGGDVSPCLDPMETQLFPITSSVTFTDIPIITGPPKTRFQINFTEYDCNRNDVCWPELAFPITKYYTGEPYSQSLAKGLILVFFFIAASVLGNPWRQIRQVWNSASL, from the exons ATGGCTAACGTGGTTGATGAATCCTTTTCCTCGTCTAATTCCCGGCagtttgtatgttttctatTGTTCATTTCTCTGGCTGACACCCAAAACATTGTCG TTTTCCAGCCGTCCTATCTCATTGCAACTGGACCCACAGTCACAACACTTCTGCTTGGAAACACGTCGGACATCTCTCTGAACCTGAGGACAGTATCTCCATCTAATACAACAG GAAGCATTGACTCTCCATCATGTGAAGCTGAGGTAACGCAGTGGGTTCTCACAAAGGAACAGGTTGGGAAG ACTGCAGTTCGAGTTCAGCTTCGACTGGATAAAAATCTGCGTTTGTGTGGTGATaatgagacagacacagactgcTGTTCAAAGCCACTGTGTGTTCTGGAGACCCTTCAGGTGTCAGCCTGTGTGGGCAGCACACCTCAGGCATCACTACTGATTCAGGCCGAGATTTATGCACTGTTGGTTCCTGCTAACACCGGATCTG ATAATAAAACAGTCATTCCAAACCAAGTGTACCAACCCTTGGGCCCTTGTCCCTGTGACCTCACACTCAGAAAATGTGATGTACGCTGCTGCTGTGACAAG GACTGTTCCACtgaagatttgaagctttttgagTCCCACTGTCTCTCAGGGCCCTTCGGTGGACAAGTCTCTCCAGCTCCAGACTATCAGTGCTCTGTGCAGACTGCTGAAAACTCCCCAGATTGGTCTCCATTTTTATGTGTCACTTCTCCACCTGAAAACAACCCTTACCTCGGGCTCTTCTACCAGGGAGACACAAT TATGCCAAAGCCAAGCCCATCCTTCCAAAGGCCTGTTTTATCAGCACCAGCACCAGCTGATGTCTACAGTCAAGGAAGTCCcattttaacattaaatgaTCAGTACTTCACTATTCCCCAG AGGGCTCTTGGACACTGTGTAAAAAATGCTCCTGTAGCATTTTTGAAAGATTTCGAGGTCAAATGTGTAACCCTACTAGAGTCTTGTCCAGCTGGATCTCCTTTACAGACTCTACTAACAGATTTGGGGATTCAAGTGAAGAATGGGCAAGGGG GCGATGTTACAGTGGATGTAACTGATGAAGAGGCCATTGACTTGAGTCAGTTTATTTCAAGCACGTATGCAGTTGCGTCTTCAG TAGAGGGGCAGGTGTGTGGGAACGTGACTTTGGCTTTGGATTACAAATTCTACTGGAAAGGAAATGGCATCACAAGTATCAAACTGACACGCACTGTTGGGACTGTCACTTTAAATGACAGTG TGGTGTTAACTACAAGGTATTCTGCCGTGTTTCTAAATGGAGAATTCATGGGTGAGCCCAACTCAGGGAACCCAG GATATCAGGTGGGAAGGCCTGTCATTGCTGGAATTGTGGATACTCGGGAAAATAATACAGGCTCAATACAGAGGACGTCAGTCAATCTTTGGAAACCAG TGAGTGATGGACTCTGTTCCACTGCTGAGAAGAAACCAGTTCTGTTTGGGGAGAATTCAACATCAGGATGCCTGCTACCCGTCAGCCGACAGAATCTGACTCAGTGTAATCTCCTGAG AGAGGCTGTTATTTCTCTCCAGGCAGATTTGATTACAGCCATATTTGTGGCAAAGAGTGGAAACCCAGATGCTCTAACTATGGCAGACTGGTTGACCATAAAAT TTGTGACAATGAACTCAAGCACAACTATGGAAAACATCACCAGTTCATGCACTGCGATTCCATCACACCTGCATATCCATGTTTGGAGTGTAACCACTGGCATGATTGATGGGAAACCTCAAAGGGATATCCATACTTTGCAAGTCAG TTACGGCCTGTCCTCCTGGGCACTGGAGTGTGGAGGAGGTGATGTTTCCCCATGTTTGGATCCAATGGAGACTCAGTTGTTCCCCATCACCTCCTCAGTCACCTTTACTGACATTCCTATAATCACTGGACCACCAAAAACCAG GTTTCAGATCAACTTCACAGAGTATGACTGTAACAGGAATGATGTATGTTGGCCTGAGCTCGCCTTCCCCATCACCAAGTATTACACAG GTGAACCATATTCTCAGTCACTGGCTAAGGGCCTTATCTTGGTTTTCTTCTTCATCGCTGCCTCGGTTCTTGGGAATCCATGGAGACAAATCCGACAAGTGTGGAACAGCGCCTCTCTGTAA
- the tctn2 gene encoding tectonic-2 isoform X2 encodes MANVVDESFSSSNSRQFVCFLLFISLADTQNIVVFQPSYLIATGPTVTTLLLGNTSDISLNLRTVSPSNTTGSIDSPSCEAEVTQWVLTKEQVGKTAVRVQLRLDKNLRLCGDNETDTDCCSKPLCVLETLQVSACVGSTPQASLLIQAEIYALLVPANTGSDNKTVIPNQVYQPLGPCPCDLTLRKCDVRCCCDKDCSTEDLKLFESHCLSGPFGGQVSPAPDYQCSVQTAENSPDWSPFLCVTSPPENNPYLGLFYQGDTIMPKPSPSFQRPVLSAPAPADVYSQGSPILTLNDQYFTIPQRALGHCVKNAPVAFLKDFEVKCVTLLESCPAGSPLQTLLTDLGIQVKNGQGGDVTVDVTDEEAIDLSQFISSTYAVASSEGQVCGNVTLALDYKFYWKGNGITSIKLTRTVGTVTLNDSVVLTTRYSAVFLNGEFMGEPNSGNPGYQVGRPVIAGIVDTRENNTGSIQRTSVNLWKPVSDGLCSTAEKKPVLFGENSTSGCLLPVSRQNLTQCNLLREAVISLQADLITAIFVAKSGNPDALTMADWLTIKFVTMNSSTTMENITSSCTAIPSHLHIHVWSVTTGMIDGKPQRDIHTLQVSYGLSSWALECGGGDVSPCLDPMETQLFPITSSVTFTDIPIITGPPKTRFQINFTEYDCNRNDVCWPELAFPITKYYTGEPYSQSLAKGLILVFFFIAASVLGNPWRQIRQVWNSASL; translated from the exons ATGGCTAACGTGGTTGATGAATCCTTTTCCTCGTCTAATTCCCGGCagtttgtatgttttctatTGTTCATTTCTCTGGCTGACACCCAAAACATTGTCG TTTTCCAGCCGTCCTATCTCATTGCAACTGGACCCACAGTCACAACACTTCTGCTTGGAAACACGTCGGACATCTCTCTGAACCTGAGGACAGTATCTCCATCTAATACAACAG GAAGCATTGACTCTCCATCATGTGAAGCTGAGGTAACGCAGTGGGTTCTCACAAAGGAACAGGTTGGGAAG ACTGCAGTTCGAGTTCAGCTTCGACTGGATAAAAATCTGCGTTTGTGTGGTGATaatgagacagacacagactgcTGTTCAAAGCCACTGTGTGTTCTGGAGACCCTTCAGGTGTCAGCCTGTGTGGGCAGCACACCTCAGGCATCACTACTGATTCAGGCCGAGATTTATGCACTGTTGGTTCCTGCTAACACCGGATCTG ATAATAAAACAGTCATTCCAAACCAAGTGTACCAACCCTTGGGCCCTTGTCCCTGTGACCTCACACTCAGAAAATGTGATGTACGCTGCTGCTGTGACAAG GACTGTTCCACtgaagatttgaagctttttgagTCCCACTGTCTCTCAGGGCCCTTCGGTGGACAAGTCTCTCCAGCTCCAGACTATCAGTGCTCTGTGCAGACTGCTGAAAACTCCCCAGATTGGTCTCCATTTTTATGTGTCACTTCTCCACCTGAAAACAACCCTTACCTCGGGCTCTTCTACCAGGGAGACACAAT TATGCCAAAGCCAAGCCCATCCTTCCAAAGGCCTGTTTTATCAGCACCAGCACCAGCTGATGTCTACAGTCAAGGAAGTCCcattttaacattaaatgaTCAGTACTTCACTATTCCCCAG AGGGCTCTTGGACACTGTGTAAAAAATGCTCCTGTAGCATTTTTGAAAGATTTCGAGGTCAAATGTGTAACCCTACTAGAGTCTTGTCCAGCTGGATCTCCTTTACAGACTCTACTAACAGATTTGGGGATTCAAGTGAAGAATGGGCAAGGGG GCGATGTTACAGTGGATGTAACTGATGAAGAGGCCATTGACTTGAGTCAGTTTATTTCAAGCACGTATGCAGTTGCGTCTTCAG AGGGGCAGGTGTGTGGGAACGTGACTTTGGCTTTGGATTACAAATTCTACTGGAAAGGAAATGGCATCACAAGTATCAAACTGACACGCACTGTTGGGACTGTCACTTTAAATGACAGTG TGGTGTTAACTACAAGGTATTCTGCCGTGTTTCTAAATGGAGAATTCATGGGTGAGCCCAACTCAGGGAACCCAG GATATCAGGTGGGAAGGCCTGTCATTGCTGGAATTGTGGATACTCGGGAAAATAATACAGGCTCAATACAGAGGACGTCAGTCAATCTTTGGAAACCAG TGAGTGATGGACTCTGTTCCACTGCTGAGAAGAAACCAGTTCTGTTTGGGGAGAATTCAACATCAGGATGCCTGCTACCCGTCAGCCGACAGAATCTGACTCAGTGTAATCTCCTGAG AGAGGCTGTTATTTCTCTCCAGGCAGATTTGATTACAGCCATATTTGTGGCAAAGAGTGGAAACCCAGATGCTCTAACTATGGCAGACTGGTTGACCATAAAAT TTGTGACAATGAACTCAAGCACAACTATGGAAAACATCACCAGTTCATGCACTGCGATTCCATCACACCTGCATATCCATGTTTGGAGTGTAACCACTGGCATGATTGATGGGAAACCTCAAAGGGATATCCATACTTTGCAAGTCAG TTACGGCCTGTCCTCCTGGGCACTGGAGTGTGGAGGAGGTGATGTTTCCCCATGTTTGGATCCAATGGAGACTCAGTTGTTCCCCATCACCTCCTCAGTCACCTTTACTGACATTCCTATAATCACTGGACCACCAAAAACCAG GTTTCAGATCAACTTCACAGAGTATGACTGTAACAGGAATGATGTATGTTGGCCTGAGCTCGCCTTCCCCATCACCAAGTATTACACAG GTGAACCATATTCTCAGTCACTGGCTAAGGGCCTTATCTTGGTTTTCTTCTTCATCGCTGCCTCGGTTCTTGGGAATCCATGGAGACAAATCCGACAAGTGTGGAACAGCGCCTCTCTGTAA